Part of the Tolypothrix sp. PCC 7910 genome, TTGCAGACAGAATTGCTAATACTACTTTGAGTGTCACAATCGCTGACAAAATTAAAATGATAGTCAGTAAAGGCTGCTGATATTGCTGATAAAAGCCTCCTAAATATTCTGGCAAATTAGCCAAAAAGTCGGAAACATTGTTGACAATTTGCTGCCATTCAGAATTGGAATTTTTAGCAGGTGGTAGCTTTGGCAAGTTTTGATTATCTGAGCCTGTAATTGCTATTGCTCCCTCTGCTGAGGTAGAATTGGTTAATTCAATTGGCTGTTCTTGGGTTTCCATAAGTTTTATATTTTCGGTAACACAACAGTTTTTATAAGTTATGGAGCTTCACTAATAATAGTACTTATTGAAACATAATTACTTAAATTTTTAGCCAAAAGTCTATAATCAATGATAATTTTTCTTTGATTATAGACTATTAAACTATTGATTTAAGTTTTTGGCTGCTGTGCATTGCACCCTGTTTCAAAAAGTGAATTAGTTCGTAGCCAGAACTTCAGTCTTGCAAAATTTAAGCACTAAAGTGCTAACTACAAACTAGTTAACTTCCTCTGGGCGATTTATGAATCCAGCTGCCGATGGATAATTTATTGTTTCTTAGGTGGAGCAACTGCGGCTTTAACTACTACTTTTTTGACACCTTTAATTTCTTTTGACAAAGGTTCAATCTTAGCTAACTGTTGTTGATTATTAACAGTTCCGCCAACAGTCACAGTACCATCTTTTGCTGCTTCAACTGTTAAAGCACCATTGGGGATGTTAGCCTCTAATTTAGAGCGAACTTCACTAGCTAAGTCGCCTTCAGCTCTTTGTGCATCGCCGCCAGTGGTGTTATTGCGTTGTTCACGGGCGCGAATATCAGAGTTTAATTGTCTGCGACGAGTTTCGCTTTGAGCATCTT contains:
- a CDS encoding CAAD domain-containing protein → METQEQPIELTNSTSAEGAIAITGSDNQNLPKLPPAKNSNSEWQQIVNNVSDFLANLPEYLGGFYQQYQQPLLTIILILSAIVTLKVVLAILSAINSIPLLSPTFELIGIGYTGWLTFRYLLKANTRQELVGEINQFKAQILGK
- a CDS encoding BON domain-containing protein, which codes for MKKLTPFLIGSLLMFGAVACDNGAKTSESAPANPNEAVQAPSAKATEAAQQDAQSETRRRQLNSDIRAREQRNNTTGGDAQRAEGDLASEVRSKLEANIPNGALTVEAAKDGTVTVGGTVNNQQQLAKIEPLSKEIKGVKKVVVKAAVAPPKKQ